The following proteins are encoded in a genomic region of Nocardioides sp. cx-173:
- a CDS encoding NAD(P)-dependent oxidoreductase produces MTRVGFVGLGNIGRPMALRLASGADDLHVYDVAPEPVAELVAAGATAADSVAGLAGRVEVLCVMVRDDDQVGEVLGEAIAAARPGLVVAVHSTVAPQTPRRLEAAASRHEVLVVDAPVSGGAMGAADGTLAILVGGSEDAYAAARPVLERMGSLVVHAGPIGAGTQMKLARNLMHFVAFTAATEAQRLAEASGLDLRTLGEVVRHTDAVTGGPGAIMHRDTAAPIAEGDFWFGVLDHVRALGEKDLRLATDLADLLGVDVPLARLALDRLGPGLGLPPQELS; encoded by the coding sequence ATGACGCGCGTCGGCTTCGTGGGTCTCGGCAACATCGGCAGGCCGATGGCGCTGCGGCTCGCGTCGGGTGCCGACGACCTGCACGTGTACGACGTCGCCCCCGAGCCCGTCGCCGAGCTGGTCGCCGCGGGGGCCACCGCCGCGGACAGCGTCGCCGGGCTCGCCGGCCGCGTCGAGGTGCTCTGCGTGATGGTCCGCGACGACGACCAGGTGGGCGAGGTGCTCGGCGAGGCGATCGCCGCGGCCCGCCCGGGGCTGGTGGTGGCCGTCCACTCCACGGTCGCCCCGCAGACCCCGCGCCGGCTCGAGGCCGCTGCCTCCCGACACGAGGTCCTGGTGGTCGACGCCCCGGTCAGCGGCGGTGCGATGGGCGCGGCCGACGGGACGCTGGCGATCCTGGTCGGCGGCTCCGAGGACGCCTACGCCGCCGCGCGCCCGGTCCTGGAGCGCATGGGCTCGCTCGTCGTGCACGCCGGGCCGATCGGCGCGGGCACCCAGATGAAGCTGGCCCGCAACCTGATGCACTTCGTGGCCTTCACCGCCGCCACCGAGGCGCAGCGGCTGGCTGAGGCGTCCGGGCTCGACCTGCGCACGCTCGGCGAGGTGGTGCGCCACACCGACGCCGTGACCGGCGGTCCGGGGGCGATCATGCACCGCGACACGGCCGCGCCGATCGCGGAGGGCGACTTCTGGTTCGGCGTCCTCGACCACGTCCGCGCGCTCGGCGAGAAGGACCTGCGCCTCGCCACGGACCTCGCCGACCTGCTCGGGGTGGACGTCCCGCTCGCCCGCCTCGCCCTCGACCGCCTCGGCCCCGGACTCGGCCTCCCACCCCAGGAGCTCTCATGA
- a CDS encoding carboxymuconolactone decarboxylase family protein, with translation MSGKFDDLPERRRRGLERMEEVYGFEMTDGEGDFFGYTADHLFADIWERPGLTDRDRRLLLIGLLAGTGGADVLGIQVPAAHANGELSDAELREIVIFLCHYAGWPQGARLNSIVEETIAKARRERS, from the coding sequence ATGAGCGGCAAGTTCGACGACCTCCCCGAGCGGCGCCGACGCGGGCTGGAGCGGATGGAGGAGGTCTACGGCTTCGAGATGACCGACGGCGAGGGTGACTTCTTCGGCTACACCGCCGACCACCTCTTCGCCGACATCTGGGAGCGCCCGGGGCTCACCGACCGGGACCGGCGGCTGCTGCTCATCGGGCTGCTGGCCGGCACCGGCGGCGCCGACGTGCTCGGCATCCAGGTCCCGGCCGCCCACGCCAACGGCGAGCTCTCGGACGCGGAGCTGCGCGAGATCGTGATCTTTCTGTGCCACTACGCCGGCTGGCCCCAGGGCGCCCGGCTCAACTCGATCGTCGAGGAGACGATCGCCAAGGCCCGCCGGGAGCGGTCGTGA
- a CDS encoding SDR family oxidoreductase, with the protein MSKRFKGKVVIVTGAAQGIGEAYARALAAEGASVVVADVNAEAGEKVAAGINETGGRALFVPTDVSSAESASAMAERTVAEYGGIDGLVNNAAIYGDMQFDLLLTVDWDYYRRFMSVNMDGVLVVTRAVWRHLKARGGGSIVNQSSTAAYLYSGFYGLAKTGVNGLTQQLAHELGGMGIRVNAIAPGPTDTEATRTQAGDAAQDLVKGLALKRMGQPEDLVGACLFLLSEESAWVTGQILAVDGGQTFRP; encoded by the coding sequence ATGAGCAAGCGTTTCAAGGGCAAGGTCGTCATCGTGACGGGCGCGGCGCAGGGCATCGGCGAGGCGTACGCGAGGGCGCTCGCCGCGGAGGGCGCCTCGGTGGTGGTCGCCGACGTCAACGCCGAGGCAGGGGAGAAGGTCGCGGCCGGCATCAACGAGACCGGGGGCCGGGCGCTCTTCGTGCCGACCGACGTGTCCTCCGCGGAGTCGGCGAGCGCGATGGCCGAGCGGACGGTCGCGGAGTACGGCGGGATCGACGGGCTGGTCAACAACGCCGCCATCTACGGCGACATGCAGTTCGACCTCCTCCTCACCGTCGACTGGGACTACTACCGCAGGTTCATGTCGGTGAACATGGACGGGGTCCTGGTCGTCACCCGCGCGGTGTGGCGGCACCTGAAGGCTCGCGGCGGCGGCTCGATCGTCAACCAGAGCTCGACGGCGGCGTATCTCTACTCCGGCTTCTACGGCCTGGCCAAGACCGGCGTCAACGGCCTGACCCAGCAGCTCGCGCACGAGCTGGGCGGCATGGGCATCCGGGTCAACGCGATCGCCCCCGGCCCCACCGACACCGAGGCCACGCGCACCCAGGCGGGCGACGCGGCCCAGGACCTGGTCAAGGGGCTGGCCCTCAAGCGCATGGGGCAGCCCGAGGACCTGGTGGGCGCCTGCCTGTTCCTGCTCTCGGAGGAGTCGGCCTGGGTGACCGGCCAGATCCTGGCGGTCGACGGCGGTCAGACGTTCCGGCCATGA
- a CDS encoding alpha/beta hydrolase domain-containing protein — translation MSDRATLAALPPGDTGLAGARPGPDLAAVGYTETEYAASGTAVSYAADELAPDGRWTLRESGSAPYVTRVVVRRPDPAAASGTLVVEWLNVSSGSDVAPGWTFYAEEVVRRGHAYAAVSAQHAGVEGGLSSVSVGGIGSPGLGGRDPARYGALSHPGDAFAYDLFTQVARAVAHDLGATCVLATGESQSAYALTTYANGVQPREGLFDGLLVHSRGGAALPLGRPGAGLPMAEVVGGTPTRLRTDLDVPVLVVQTETDLFGRLAFLPARQPDHERLRTWELAGTAHADKHMIGEFEELLGCPAPVNRGQQAFVLRAALHHLERWARRGQAPRHADPLAVDGDGFVLDQVGNVHGGVRTPAVDAPVEVLSGLTLPGASVICELFGSTTDLPADRLAELWRDREHYLAAYADAADRAIDAGFVLADDRAELLADARPERLGGSATTRMSPGRRGTNGDIDAPGHPDHDRGGARMSEQSGERGAAEENTGVPDTPEEHEGPSSPSSTPGGEESRADGFAEEATGND, via the coding sequence GTGAGCGACCGGGCCACCCTGGCCGCGCTGCCGCCCGGCGACACGGGCCTCGCCGGCGCCCGGCCGGGCCCCGACCTGGCGGCGGTGGGCTACACCGAGACCGAGTACGCCGCGTCCGGCACCGCGGTCTCCTACGCCGCCGACGAGCTCGCGCCCGACGGTCGCTGGACGCTGCGCGAGTCGGGGTCCGCGCCCTACGTCACCCGCGTCGTCGTACGCCGCCCGGATCCCGCCGCCGCGAGCGGGACCCTGGTCGTCGAGTGGCTCAACGTGAGCAGCGGCAGCGACGTCGCCCCGGGCTGGACGTTCTACGCCGAGGAGGTCGTGCGCCGCGGCCACGCCTATGCCGCGGTGTCCGCGCAGCACGCGGGCGTCGAGGGCGGCCTGTCCTCGGTCTCGGTCGGCGGCATCGGCAGCCCGGGACTCGGCGGTCGCGACCCGGCCCGATACGGCGCGCTGAGCCACCCCGGCGACGCGTTCGCCTACGACCTCTTCACCCAGGTGGCCCGCGCCGTGGCCCACGACCTGGGCGCGACGTGCGTGCTCGCGACCGGTGAGTCGCAGTCGGCCTACGCGCTGACGACGTACGCCAACGGCGTCCAGCCGCGCGAGGGGCTCTTCGACGGGCTCCTGGTGCACAGCCGCGGGGGAGCGGCGCTGCCCCTGGGGCGGCCCGGTGCCGGCCTGCCCATGGCCGAGGTCGTCGGCGGCACCCCCACGCGCCTGCGCACCGACCTCGACGTCCCGGTCCTCGTCGTCCAGACCGAGACCGACCTGTTCGGCCGGCTCGCGTTCCTGCCGGCCCGCCAGCCCGACCACGAGCGGCTGCGCACGTGGGAGCTCGCGGGCACCGCGCACGCCGACAAGCACATGATCGGCGAGTTCGAGGAGCTCCTGGGCTGCCCGGCGCCGGTCAACCGCGGCCAGCAGGCCTTCGTGCTGCGTGCCGCGCTGCACCACCTGGAGCGCTGGGCACGCCGCGGCCAGGCGCCACGTCACGCCGACCCGCTCGCCGTCGACGGCGACGGGTTCGTGCTGGACCAGGTCGGCAACGTCCACGGGGGCGTCCGGACGCCCGCGGTCGACGCCCCGGTCGAGGTCCTCTCCGGGCTGACCCTGCCCGGTGCCTCGGTCATCTGCGAGCTCTTCGGCAGCACCACCGACCTGCCCGCCGACCGGCTGGCGGAGCTCTGGCGCGACCGCGAGCACTACCTGGCGGCGTACGCCGACGCTGCCGACCGCGCCATCGACGCCGGCTTCGTTCTCGCCGACGACCGCGCCGAGCTGCTCGCCGACGCACGACCAGAGCGCCTCGGCGGCTCCGCGACCACGCGCATGTCGCCGGGCCGGAGGGGTACCAACGGTGACATCGATGCCCCCGGGCACCCCGATCACGACCGAGGAGGAGCACGCATGTCCGAGCAGAGCGGCGAGCGCGGCGCGGCCGAGGAGAACACCGGCGTCCCCGACACCCCGGAGGAGCACGAGGGTCCCTCGTCGCCCTCCTCGACCCCCGGCGGCGAGGAGTCGCGCGCCGACGGCTTCGCCGAGGAGGCCACGGGCAACGACTGA